The DNA segment CTCCCCTTGCACCCATATTTCGTTGCATCCGGCGCGTCCTTGCGGCGCGCAGTCGAGCCTGCGATGATATACGCAGGATATCCGGGGATCGTTGATGAAGGCGCGCGTGGCCCGTTGGGGCAACAGCCTTGGCATCCGCATTCCGCGCGACGTGGCGGGCGGGGTCGGGCTGGTGGAAGGCAGTATGGTTGAGATCGCGACGGAGAATGGCCGCATCGTGATCGATCCCGGCCGCCCGCGCTATCGGCTGGACGATCTGCTGCACGGCATGAAGCCGGGCGAAATGGCCGGCATCTATGATTGGGGTCCCGATCTGGGGCAGGAAATCGTCGACGAATGAGCCTGCCGGAACCCGATTACGCGCCGGAGGCCGGAGACCTGATCTGGACCGACTTCGATTCCCGCACCGGAGGCGGACAGGGCGGCCGCAGGCCCGCCGTGGTGCTGTCCGCCCGCGCCTTCTGGGAGATCAGCCGGTTGTGCATCGTCTGCCCCGTGACGTCCGGGGTGCGCCCGTTCCCGACCAGCGTGGTGCTGCCGGACGGGCTGGGCATCGCTGGAGAGGTGCTGACCAGCCATGTCCGCAGCATCGACACGCTGGCGCGGCCGGTCCGTTTCAGCGGCCGCCCGCTGCCGGAGCGGGTCCTGAACGAGTTGCGGGCGAAACTGGCCGCCCTGATCGGGTGGGAGTAGGAGCATGATGCTGGCCGCGATGAACATGCCGATGCTTGCCGCTCCGCAATCCGCCCCCGCCCGGCTGGCCGTCACGCGCCTGACCGTCACCCGCTTCCGCTCCTACGCCGCGGCACGGCTGGAGGTGGACCCGCGGCCGGTGGTGCTGACGGGGCCGAACGGGGCCGGCAAGACGAACCTGCTGGAGGCGGTGAGCTTCCTGGCCCCCGGCCGGGGCCTGCGCCGCGCGAAGCTGGGCGAGGTGGAGCGCATCCAGCCGCCCGACGAGGGCGACTGGCAGGGCGAGGGCTGGGCCGTGGCCGCCCATGTGGACACGCCGCGCGGAGCCGTGGAGATCGGCACCGGCCGCGACCCCGCCACCACGGAGGGGGAGCGCCGCCTGGTCCGCATCGACGGGCAGCCGGCCAAGTCGCAGATGGCGCTGGCCGAGCATGTCAGCGTGGTCTGGCTGACCCCGCAGATGGACCGGCTGTTCATCGAGGGGGCGTCGGGCCGCCGCCGCTTCCTGGACCGGCTGGTCTTCGGCTTCGACCCCGCCCATGCCGGCCGGCTGAACAAGTTCGAGAACGCCCTGCGGGAGCGCGCACGGCTGCTGCGCGACGGGGTGGGCGATCCGTCCTGGCTGGGGGCGCTGGAGGACCAGATGGCCACTACCGGCATCGCCGTGGCCGCCGCCCGGGCCGACATGGTGCGGCGCCTGAACGATGCCGCCCGCCAGGGTGTCGGCCCCTTCCCCGCCCCCGGCC comes from the Indioceanicola profundi genome and includes:
- the recF gene encoding DNA replication/repair protein RecF (All proteins in this family for which functions are known are DNA-binding proteins that assist the filamentation of RecA onto DNA for the initiation of recombination or recombinational repair.); translation: MMLAAMNMPMLAAPQSAPARLAVTRLTVTRFRSYAAARLEVDPRPVVLTGPNGAGKTNLLEAVSFLAPGRGLRRAKLGEVERIQPPDEGDWQGEGWAVAAHVDTPRGAVEIGTGRDPATTEGERRLVRIDGQPAKSQMALAEHVSVVWLTPQMDRLFIEGASGRRRFLDRLVFGFDPAHAGRLNKFENALRERARLLRDGVGDPSWLGALEDQMATTGIAVAAARADMVRRLNDAARQGVGPFPAPGLSLSGEVDGWIGTMPALAAEDALRAALRASRRQDEASGGAATGPHRSDLSVTYLAKNMPAELGSTGEQKALLISIVLANARLMNAETGTAPLLLLDEVAAHLDPHRRTALFQEILASRSQAWMTGTDAGFFAELGDAACHVGVAEGRLARSPPGGSWSGDSS
- a CDS encoding type II toxin-antitoxin system PemK/MazF family toxin codes for the protein MSLPEPDYAPEAGDLIWTDFDSRTGGGQGGRRPAVVLSARAFWEISRLCIVCPVTSGVRPFPTSVVLPDGLGIAGEVLTSHVRSIDTLARPVRFSGRPLPERVLNELRAKLAALIGWE
- a CDS encoding AbrB/MazE/SpoVT family DNA-binding domain-containing protein — its product is MKARVARWGNSLGIRIPRDVAGGVGLVEGSMVEIATENGRIVIDPGRPRYRLDDLLHGMKPGEMAGIYDWGPDLGQEIVDE